The proteins below come from a single Gossypium raimondii isolate GPD5lz chromosome 2, ASM2569854v1, whole genome shotgun sequence genomic window:
- the LOC105788335 gene encoding uncharacterized protein LOC105788335 — protein MECNREEAIRAKGIAEQKMQNGDIEGAKKFALKAQKLFPELENITQLLAVCNVHYCAKHNLYGSEKDWYGILQIEQSADESLIKKQFRKLALLLHPDKNKFHGAEAAFKLIGEANRVLTDQTSRSQYDLKCRVSAKTVPKPTSHPTNRASSVNSQSEFASNYRNGSSKFTASNSFQQAHHLTFWTLCSACGFKFLCNKDFLNRILHCLSCRSSFIAHDLGPQGYSWSHFSNLKEVRNEGPCKASSQHNGGKPFGVHFPHKFAGSAPSPKAGSSQAGDSKKQEKEGVRVQQTKEGFTGQKADEFSNVRDRKRGIEMPKPNLPKPKKSGTSKNAKKRTRKSVVESDESCETASGIKVENVVSQEGCSNNTGVNSNVNGGHPSRRSSRQKQPVSYEEKLADDDDDLESPSYKKSKVTAAPNANAEKVNNEVMKKENSGGCTAPADVCKKEVKQKASAPSEHAVSNKKRKTGESKGKEEETVVLDSNNMVHQFDSGFESSREVNPSPQVLEYPDPEFSDFEKHKAENCFAVNQVWAIYDTLDGMPRFYAWVKKVFDPGFKLRITWLEPDPEEANEQNWVDLDLPVSCGKYCYGSSEVCIDRLMFSHRIDPIKCFGKCFFFVYPQKGETWALFKDWDIKWVSEPEKHKPPYRYDFVEVLTDFDEELGIGVAHLGKVKGFVSIFQQIERDGVISFQVSSRELYRFSHRVPSFRMSGKEREGIPVGSFELDPACLPSYLFELVDSADMKLGDHNLDNAENCSSPNRPHNQAKATIGSERILTPVSIQKSDVEKEASAFRKPMRRSSRTLKDHGQVDAVHYRNEDDSVEVIPDCNLSQLKGSSISGDAVENMSTPKKCEKSDLNTDCLKPQSSPRYLRRKGGQVNASQHDTQEDGKNHSVSNKYETRGSCGTTKGRDSLSPPIGNMHFHERDGSAVDVTKSSSVSTLLSPARKTSNLECHDFKREKSEDKFEVDQIWALYSRDGMPKDYAQVKKIESTPDFRLHVALLSVCSRPKDLKLPLCCGIFKVKSGQTKVVSCNDVSHQLKAEPIGKNRYKIYPRKGEVWAIHKSWNTTDSESGKGECDIVEVLEDNEKSKKVMVLSCLNKPKSLYRAPRSQRSTASVVEIPETEFARFSHQIPAFQHTGDDSRWRGYWELDPLAFPGIICLD, from the coding sequence ATGGAGTGTAACAGAGAGGAGGCTATCAGAGCTAAGGGAATTGCTGAACAGAAAATGCAAAATGGCGATATTGAGGGTGCAAAGAAGTTTGCATTGAAGGCCCAGAAATTGTTCCCTGAGCTTGAGAACATAACACAATTGTTAGCTGTATGTAATGTTCATTATTGTGCAAAACACAACCTATATGGGTCAGAAAAGGATTGGTATGGGATTCTTCAAATTGAACAGTCAGCTGATGAGAGTTTAATCAAGAAGCAGTTCAGAAAACTCGCATTATTGCTTCATCCGGACAAGAATAAATTTCATGGTGCTGAGGCTGCTTTTAAGTTGATTGGGGAAGCAAACAGGGTACTTACAGACCAAACGTCACGTTCTCAATATGATTTGAAGTGTAGAGTCTCAGCAAAAACTGTACCAAAGCCAACTTCTCACCCAACAAATAGGGCCTCCTCTGTCAATAGTCAGTCCGAGTTTGCAAGCAATTACAGAAATGGTTCTTCAAAGTTCACAGCTTCGAATTCCTTTCAGCAGGCACACCATCTAACATTTTGGACTCTCTGCAGTGCTTGTGGTTTCAAATTCCTGTGTAACAAAGATTTTCTGAACAGAATTTTACATTGTCTTTCATGTCGATCTTCCTTCATTGCTCATGACTTGGGTCCTCAAGGATACTCTTGGAGCCACTTCTCCAATCTGAAAGAGGTTCGAAACGAGGGTCCTTGTAAAGCATCTTCGCAACACAATGGTGGCAAGCCTTTTGGTGTCCACTTTCCGCATAAATTTGCAGGGTCTGCTCCTAGTCCAAAGGCAGGAAGCTCTCAGGCTGGTGATTCTaagaaacaagagaaagaaggtGTTAGAGTGCAGCAGACTAAGGAGGGTTTTACAGGTCAGAAAGCAGATGAGTTTTCAAATGTGAGGGACAGAAAGAGAGGTATTGAAATGCCTAAGCCTAATTTGCCAAAGCCCAAGAAATCAGGAACTTCAAAAAATGCCAAGAAGAGAACAAGGAAATCAGTAGTGGAGTCTGATGAAAGTTGTGAGACTGCAAGTGGaattaaagttgaaaatgtGGTCAGTCAGGAAGGTTGCAGTAATAATACTGGGGTGAATTCAAATGTGAATGGAGGCCATCCTTCTAGGAGATCTTCAAGGCAAAAACAACCTGTTTCTTATGAGGAGAAGTTGgcagatgatgatgatgatcttGAAAGCCCTTCTTATAAAAAATCTAAGGTAACGGCAGCACCCAATGCTAATGCAGAAAAGGTGAATAATGAGgtaatgaaaaaggaaaattctGGTGGCTGTACTGCCCCTGCAGATGTATGTAAGAAAGAAGTCAAACAGAAAGCAAGTGCCCCTTCTGAACACGCTGTCTccaacaagaaaagaaaaactggAGAGTCTAAGGGGAAGGAAGAGGAAACTGTTGTACTTGATAGTAATAATATGGTGCACCAGTTTGATAGTGGTTTTGAGTCAAGTAGAGAAGTGAATCCATCTCCTCAGGTCCTTGAATACCCTGATCCAGAGTTCAGTGATTTTGAGAAGCACAAGGCAGAGAACTGTTTTGCTGTTAATCAAGTATGGGCTATATACGATACATTGGATGGCATGCCAAGATTTTATGCATGGGTGAAGAAGGTGTTTGATCCTGGCTTCAAGCTACGAATTACTTGGCTAGAGCCTGACCCAGAGGAGGCAAATGAGCAGAACTGGGTGGATCTGGATCTACCTGTTTCTTGTGGCAAGTACTGCTATGGGTCTTCAGAAGTATGCATAGATCGTCTAATGTTCTCTCATCGAATTGACCCTATAAAATGTTTTGGTAAATGCTTTTTCTTTGTCTATCCTCAAAAAGGGGAAACTTGGGCTCTCTTCAAAGACTGGGATATTAAATGGGTTTCAGAGCCAGAAAAGCATAAACCACCATACCGGTATGATTTCGTAGAGGTTCTAACTGATTTTGACGAGGAACTTGGCATTGGGGTTGCACATTTGGGTAAAGTGAAAGGATTTGTCAgtattttccaacaaattgaaCGTGATGGGGTTATCTCATTTCAGGTCTCATCACGGGAGCTATATAGGTTTTCGCATCGAGTTCCCTCATTCAGAATGAGTGGCAAGGAAAGAGAAGGTATTCCTGTGGGATCGTTTGAGTTGGATCCTGCTTGTCTTCCTAGCTACCTTTTTGAGTTAGTTGATTCTGCTGATATGAAGCTGGGTGATCACAACCTAGATAATGCAGAAAATTGTTCTAGCCCTAATCGTCCTCATAATCAAGCAAAAGCTACAATAGGTTCAGAGAGGATTCTCACTCCTGTAAGTATTCAGAAGAGTGACGTTGAAAAAGAAGCCTCTGCATTCAGAAAGCCTATGAGGCGATCAAGTCGTACACTTAAGGATCATGGTCAAGTTGATGCAGTTCATTATAGGAACGAGGATGATAGTGTCGAAGTTATACCTGATTGCAACTTGAGCCAGCTTAAAGGTAGTTCTATTTCAGGTGATGCTGTTGAGAATATGAGCACCCCAAAAAAGTGTGAGAAAAGTGATCTCAATACAGATTGCTTAAAACCTCAGAGTTCCCCGAGATATTTGAGGAGAAAAGGCGGTCAAGTAAATGCAAGTCAACATGACACCCAGGAAGATGGCAAGAACCATTCAGTTTCCAATAAATATGAAACGCGTGGCAGTTGTGGTACTACAAAAGGAAGGGATTCCTTAAGTCCACCTATCGGTAACATGCATTTCCATGAGAGGGATGGTAGTGCAGTTGATGTTACTAAAAGCTCCAGTGTCTCTACACTGTTGTCTCCAGCTCGCAAAACTTCAAATTTAGAGTGCCATGACTTCAAAAGGGAGAAATCTGAGGACAAATTTGAGGTTGATCAAATATGGGCATTATATAGTAGGGATGGAATGCCGAAGGACTATGCTCAAGTTAAGAAGATAGAATCTACCCCTGATTTTAGATTGCATGTGGCACTGCTGTCGGTGTGCTCAAGACCCAAAGACTTGAAACTTCCTCTTTGTTGTGGGATATTTAAAGTTAAATCTGGTCAAACCAAGGTTGTCTCCTGTAATGATGTCTCTCATCAATTAAAAGCTGAGCCCATTGGGAAGAACAGATACAAAATTTACCCTAGAAAGGGGGAGGTTTGGGCAATTCATAAGAGCTGGAACACCACAGATTCAGAATCTGGCAAGGGTGAATGTGACATTGTGGAAGTGTTGGAAGATAATGAGAAGAGCAAAAAAGTTATGGTTCTGTCATGTTTAAATAAACCTAAATCACTTTATAGGGCTCCAAGAAGTCAAAGATCTACAGCTAGTGTTGTTGAAATTCCTGAGACTGAATTTGCTAGATTTTCTCATCAGATACCTGCTTTCCAGCACACTGGAGATGATAGTCGCTGGAGAGGATATTGGGAGCTCGATCCCTTGGCCTTTCCTGGTATTATTTGTCTAGACTGA
- the LOC105788334 gene encoding endoglucanase 25 isoform X1, with protein MPCSSNSAPVSSIHTSSETGRLLPSATKCNSKEIDLDVSLPSPYPKSYLFELVITDKTHYRRFLYISLTLAFVVLALGLVPHFLPQNNRHHGHSKNLTLALNQAITFFDAQKSGSYPSNSPIRFRGSSGLQDGNSSNIHADLVGGFYDSGNNIKFTFPAAYTITLLSWSVVEYHRKYADIGELEHIKDVIKWGSDYLLKVFVPPTAKSDPSLLYSQVGSAGNDTKNPVPNDINCWQRPEDMRYKRPVSVCNETASDLAGEIVAALSAASIVFKQENEYSQRLIKKAEQIYEITAKEDRIHRAITYTTIDACGGEARKFYGSSGYKDELVWAATWLFFATGNHTFLDYATTNFAAAVDDETTTDKGIFYWNNKLAANAVLFTRLRFFRDLGFPYEKALGLSTNMTDQLMCSYLSKQNFNRTPGGLILLSPGTGGPLQFAATASFLSKLYNDYLTLLRRSSWNCTNDGFSLEMLQSFSTSQINYILGDNPKKMSYMVGFGDHYPTHVHHRSASIPWDGQYHSCADGDRWLHSQDRNPNILLGAMVAGPDQFDDFSDEREKTWSTEPSIAGNAGLVAALIAHHDPPRSSASNGPNLGLDIVGIFEKVHLDS; from the exons ATGCCAT GCTCAAGTAACTCAGCACCTGTAAGTTCTATTCATACAAGCTCAGAGACAGGAAGGCTTCTTCCCTCAGCAACCAAATGCAACTCCAAAGAAATTGATTTGGATGTTTCCCTCCCTTCGCCCTACCCTAAATCTTATCTTTTTGAGCTTGTAATCACTGATAAAACACATTACAGACGGTTTCTTTATATTTCGTTGACTCTAGCTTTTGTTGTCCTAGCACTTGGTCTGGTGCCGCATTTTCTGCCTCAAAACAATCGTCACCATGGGCATTCCAAGAATCTCACTCTTGCACTTAACCAAGCTATAACATTCTTTGATGCACAAAAGT CTGGGAGTTATCCAAGTAACAGTCCCATAAGATTCCGAGGAAGTTCGGGTTTGCAGGATGGGAATTCAAGCAATATCCATGCTGATCTTGTTGGTGGATTTTATGATTCtggcaacaacatcaagttCACTTTCCCTGCAGCTTATACCATCACCCTGTTGAGTTGGTCGGTGGTTGAATACCATCGAAAATATGCAGATATTGGTGAGCTAGAGCATATAAAAGACGTCATCAAATGGGGCAGTGACTACTTGCTCAAGGTCTTTGTTCCTCCAACTGCAAAATCTGATCCTAGCTTATTATATTCACAG GTTGGAAGTGCAGGTAATGACACTAAAAATCCGGTCCCTAACGATATAAATTGTTGGCAAAGGCCTGAAGACATGAGGTACAAGAGGCCTGTTTCAGTTTGTAATGAGACAGCTTCTGATTTAGCAGGGGAAATTGTTGCAGCACTATCAGCAGCTTCAATAGTATTCAAACAAGAGAATGAATATTCACAAAGATTGATTAAAAAAGCAGAGCAGATATATGAGATAACTGCAAAAGAAGACCGGATTCACAGAGCCATAACTTACACCACCATTGATGCTTGTGGAGGTGAAGCAAGAAAGTTTTACGGATCATCCGGGTACAAAGATGAGTTGGTCTGGGCAGCAACTTGGTTGTTCTTTGCTACAGGGAACCATACTTTTCTTGATTATGCCACCACAAACTTTGCTGCAGCAGTTGATGATGAAACAACGACTGACAAAGGGATCTTCTATTGGAATAACAAGCTTGCCGCCAATGCG GTTTTGTTTACTAGACTTCGTTTCTTTCGTGATCTTGGATTTCCCTATGAAAAAGCACTGGGATTATCTACCAACATGACTGATCAGCTCATGTGTTCATATCTTTCAAAGCAAAACTTCAATAGAACACCTG GTGGATTGATCCTTTTAAGCCCTGGTACTGGCGGACCACTCCAGTTTGCAGCGACGGCATCTTTCTTGAGTAAATTATATAATGATTACCTTACTCTTCTTCGAAGATCTAGTTGGAATTGCACCAATGATGGGTTTTCTTTGGAAATGTTACAAAGCTTCTCTACTTCTCAG attaattacattctaGGAGATAATCCTAAAAAGATGAGCTACATGGTTGGCTTCGGAGATCACTATCCAACACATGTTCACCATCGGAGTGCATCGATTCCATGGGATGGTCAATATCACTCTTGTGCTGATGGTGATAGATGGCTACACTCTCAAGATCGAAATCCGAATATACTTTTGGGAGCAATGGTAGCTGGACCAGATCAATTTGATGACTTCTCCGATGAAAGGGAGAAGACATGGTCCACAGAACCGAGCATAGCAGGCAATGCCGGTCTAGTTGCAGCACTCATTGCACATCATGACCCTCCTCGATCTTCTGCTTCTAATGGCCCTAATTTAGGCCTGGACATTGTGGGAATCTTTGAAAAAGTTCATTTGGATTCTTAA
- the LOC105788334 gene encoding endoglucanase 25 isoform X2 yields the protein MAGSSNSAPVSSIHTSSETGRLLPSATKCNSKEIDLDVSLPSPYPKSYLFELVITDKTHYRRFLYISLTLAFVVLALGLVPHFLPQNNRHHGHSKNLTLALNQAITFFDAQKSGSYPSNSPIRFRGSSGLQDGNSSNIHADLVGGFYDSGNNIKFTFPAAYTITLLSWSVVEYHRKYADIGELEHIKDVIKWGSDYLLKVGSAGNDTKNPVPNDINCWQRPEDMRYKRPVSVCNETASDLAGEIVAALSAASIVFKQENEYSQRLIKKAEQIYEITAKEDRIHRAITYTTIDACGGEARKFYGSSGYKDELVWAATWLFFATGNHTFLDYATTNFAAAVDDETTTDKGIFYWNNKLAANAVLFTRLRFFRDLGFPYEKALGLSTNMTDQLMCSYLSKQNFNRTPGGLILLSPGTGGPLQFAATASFLSKLYNDYLTLLRRSSWNCTNDGFSLEMLQSFSTSQINYILGDNPKKMSYMVGFGDHYPTHVHHRSASIPWDGQYHSCADGDRWLHSQDRNPNILLGAMVAGPDQFDDFSDEREKTWSTEPSIAGNAGLVAALIAHHDPPRSSASNGPNLGLDIVGIFEKVHLDS from the exons ATGGCAGGCTCAAGTAACTCAGCACCTGTAAGTTCTATTCATACAAGCTCAGAGACAGGAAGGCTTCTTCCCTCAGCAACCAAATGCAACTCCAAAGAAATTGATTTGGATGTTTCCCTCCCTTCGCCCTACCCTAAATCTTATCTTTTTGAGCTTGTAATCACTGATAAAACACATTACAGACGGTTTCTTTATATTTCGTTGACTCTAGCTTTTGTTGTCCTAGCACTTGGTCTGGTGCCGCATTTTCTGCCTCAAAACAATCGTCACCATGGGCATTCCAAGAATCTCACTCTTGCACTTAACCAAGCTATAACATTCTTTGATGCACAAAAGT CTGGGAGTTATCCAAGTAACAGTCCCATAAGATTCCGAGGAAGTTCGGGTTTGCAGGATGGGAATTCAAGCAATATCCATGCTGATCTTGTTGGTGGATTTTATGATTCtggcaacaacatcaagttCACTTTCCCTGCAGCTTATACCATCACCCTGTTGAGTTGGTCGGTGGTTGAATACCATCGAAAATATGCAGATATTGGTGAGCTAGAGCATATAAAAGACGTCATCAAATGGGGCAGTGACTACTTGCTCAAG GTTGGAAGTGCAGGTAATGACACTAAAAATCCGGTCCCTAACGATATAAATTGTTGGCAAAGGCCTGAAGACATGAGGTACAAGAGGCCTGTTTCAGTTTGTAATGAGACAGCTTCTGATTTAGCAGGGGAAATTGTTGCAGCACTATCAGCAGCTTCAATAGTATTCAAACAAGAGAATGAATATTCACAAAGATTGATTAAAAAAGCAGAGCAGATATATGAGATAACTGCAAAAGAAGACCGGATTCACAGAGCCATAACTTACACCACCATTGATGCTTGTGGAGGTGAAGCAAGAAAGTTTTACGGATCATCCGGGTACAAAGATGAGTTGGTCTGGGCAGCAACTTGGTTGTTCTTTGCTACAGGGAACCATACTTTTCTTGATTATGCCACCACAAACTTTGCTGCAGCAGTTGATGATGAAACAACGACTGACAAAGGGATCTTCTATTGGAATAACAAGCTTGCCGCCAATGCG GTTTTGTTTACTAGACTTCGTTTCTTTCGTGATCTTGGATTTCCCTATGAAAAAGCACTGGGATTATCTACCAACATGACTGATCAGCTCATGTGTTCATATCTTTCAAAGCAAAACTTCAATAGAACACCTG GTGGATTGATCCTTTTAAGCCCTGGTACTGGCGGACCACTCCAGTTTGCAGCGACGGCATCTTTCTTGAGTAAATTATATAATGATTACCTTACTCTTCTTCGAAGATCTAGTTGGAATTGCACCAATGATGGGTTTTCTTTGGAAATGTTACAAAGCTTCTCTACTTCTCAG attaattacattctaGGAGATAATCCTAAAAAGATGAGCTACATGGTTGGCTTCGGAGATCACTATCCAACACATGTTCACCATCGGAGTGCATCGATTCCATGGGATGGTCAATATCACTCTTGTGCTGATGGTGATAGATGGCTACACTCTCAAGATCGAAATCCGAATATACTTTTGGGAGCAATGGTAGCTGGACCAGATCAATTTGATGACTTCTCCGATGAAAGGGAGAAGACATGGTCCACAGAACCGAGCATAGCAGGCAATGCCGGTCTAGTTGCAGCACTCATTGCACATCATGACCCTCCTCGATCTTCTGCTTCTAATGGCCCTAATTTAGGCCTGGACATTGTGGGAATCTTTGAAAAAGTTCATTTGGATTCTTAA
- the LOC105789602 gene encoding uncharacterized mitochondrial protein AtMg00810-like has product MLIYVDDLLITGNDNSMIEDLQVTLHQNFKMKNLGTLKYFLGIEISRSKEGIIMNQWKYALELIADLGLLDAKPAHTPLEQNLKLTSLEYDAALDIHDTSTELTDASVYQRLIGRLLYLTNTRPDIAFGVQHLSQFMHKPKWEHYEAALRIVRYLKKSSGQSIFLSSEGTTDIQAYCDSDWASCPMTRKSVTGYCVKLGNSLVSWKSKKQTTVSRSSAEAEYRSMATTVAELVWLKGLLAELGFHVSKPMLLHCDNQAALQIASNPVFHERTKHIDIDCHFVREKIQTGDVVTHHISTNEQVADLLTKGLGISQHQYLVSKLGLKDIFHPPT; this is encoded by the coding sequence ATGCTTATCTATGTTGATGATCTCTTGATCACTGGGAATGATAACTCCATGATTGAAGACTTGCAAGTTACTCTCCAtcagaattttaaaatgaagaaCTTGGGTACTCTTAAGTACTTTCTTGGAATTGAAATTTCTAGATCAAAAGAAGGTATCATCATGAATCAATGGAAATATGCTCTGGAACTTATTGCTGATCTTGGTTTACTTGATGCAAAACCTGCGCATACACCCTTGGAGCAGAATTTAAAGCTGACAAGTTTGGAGTATGATGCTGCACTGGATATTCATGATACTAGTACGGAATTAACGGATGCGAGTGTCTATCAACGACTCATTGGGAGACTCTTATATCTCACCAACACTAGACCAGATATTGCTTTTGGGGTCCAACACCTTAGTCAGTTTATGCACAAGCCAAAATGGGAACATTATGAAGCTGCTTTACGTATTGTGCGATACCTTAAAAAAAGTTCAGGTCAAAGTATTTTTCTTTCCTCTGAAGGCACCACTGACATCCAAGCCTACTGTGATTCTGATTGGGCCTCTTGTCCCATGACTCGCAAGTCCGTCACCGGATATTGCGTCAAACTAGGCAATTCCCTGGTTTCCTGGAAATCAAAAAAACAGACCACTGTGTCTCGCTCATCTGCAGAAGCCGAATACCGAAGCATGGCCACTACTGTCGCAGAGTTAGTCTGGTTAAAGGGTTTATTAGCTGAGTTGGGTTTTCATGTTTCCAAACCTATGTTGCTACACTGTGATAATCAGGCTGCCCTTCAAATAGCTTCGAATCCTGTCTTTCATGAACGGACCAAGCATATCGACATTGATTGTCACTTTGTTCGTGAAAAAATTCAAACGGGCGACGTCGTCACACACCATATTTCTACAAATGAGCAAGTGGCCGATTTGCTTACTAAAGGCTTAGGAATTTCTCAGCATCAATACTTAGTGTCCAAGTTGGGACTGAAAGATATTTTTCATCCGCCAACTTGA